One genomic segment of Pedobacter endophyticus includes these proteins:
- a CDS encoding glycoside hydrolase family 30 protein, which produces MKPIYNLCLAVSLLFASCACRKAQTEASGDTPPASDIKSDVSFWLTKGDQSQLLKKQNVALNFSAATNSNPTIEVDPSTTFQEIDGFGYTLTGGSATLINNLPSAEKDKLLNELFAVADDAIGVSYIRISIGASDLSEAPFTYNDLPDGQTDEALTKFSIAKEQSDLIPILKKIVAINPSIKILGSPWSAPTWMKTNKSFIGGSLKPEYYETYARYLVKYIEAMKAEGITIDAITPQNEPLHPGNNPSMYMEALDQANFIKTALGPIFKSSGIATKIIVYDHNADKPEYPIAILDDPEAKKYVDGSAFHLYAGPISALTKVHNAHPDKNVYFTEQWVGGPSNFSEDLKWHVSTLVIGATRNWSRNVLEWNLAADQNYNPHTDKGGCTSCLGALTIAPAVSRNVAYYVIAHASKFVRPGSVRIASNITNNLQNVAFKTPEGKHVLIVCNNNNSETAFNIKYNGKTVSTSLDKGAVATYVW; this is translated from the coding sequence ATGAAACCAATTTATAATTTGTGCCTGGCGGTAAGCTTGCTTTTTGCATCGTGCGCCTGCAGAAAAGCCCAAACGGAAGCCAGTGGAGACACGCCACCTGCAAGTGATATTAAGAGCGATGTTAGTTTTTGGCTAACGAAGGGCGATCAATCTCAATTATTAAAAAAACAAAATGTAGCGCTGAATTTTTCAGCAGCCACAAACAGTAATCCAACCATCGAAGTAGATCCTTCAACCACCTTTCAAGAAATTGATGGCTTCGGCTACACGTTAACCGGCGGAAGTGCAACATTGATCAATAATCTGCCATCGGCCGAAAAAGATAAGTTGTTGAACGAATTATTTGCCGTTGCAGATGATGCGATTGGTGTGAGCTATATCAGGATTAGTATCGGCGCATCGGATTTGAGCGAAGCCCCTTTTACTTATAACGATTTACCTGACGGACAAACAGACGAAGCGCTGACTAAATTCTCCATTGCAAAAGAGCAGTCGGACTTGATTCCGATTTTGAAGAAGATTGTGGCCATTAATCCATCAATTAAAATTCTAGGTTCACCGTGGTCGGCACCAACCTGGATGAAAACCAATAAAAGCTTTATTGGTGGCAGCTTAAAACCTGAGTATTACGAAACTTACGCCAGGTATTTGGTTAAGTATATTGAGGCAATGAAAGCGGAAGGAATTACAATAGATGCCATTACGCCGCAAAATGAGCCGTTGCATCCGGGAAACAATCCGAGTATGTATATGGAAGCGTTAGATCAGGCTAATTTTATAAAAACGGCGTTAGGCCCGATTTTCAAAAGCAGCGGAATTGCTACCAAAATTATTGTTTACGATCACAATGCCGATAAGCCGGAATATCCGATTGCGATATTAGATGACCCTGAAGCAAAAAAATATGTAGACGGTTCGGCCTTTCACCTTTATGCCGGGCCAATTTCTGCCTTAACAAAGGTTCACAATGCACACCCTGATAAAAACGTTTACTTTACGGAGCAATGGGTAGGGGGACCGAGCAACTTTAGCGAGGATTTAAAATGGCACGTATCAACGTTGGTTATTGGCGCTACCCGCAACTGGAGCCGAAATGTTTTGGAGTGGAACTTGGCTGCCGATCAAAATTACAACCCACATACCGATAAGGGTGGCTGTACCTCGTGCCTTGGTGCCTTAACAATCGCTCCGGCGGTAAGCAGAAACGTTGCTTACTACGTTATTGCGCACGCCTCTAAGTTTGTTAGGCCAGGTTCGGTACGCATAGCCTCAAACATTACCAACAACTTACAAAATGTGGCGTTTAAAACGCCCGAAGGCAAACACGTACTTATCGTTTGTAACAACAACAACTCCGAAACAGCATTTAACATTAAGTATAACGGCAAAACGGTTAGCACCTCGCTAGATAAGGGTGCCGTTGCCACTTACGTTTGGTAA
- the carA gene encoding glutamine-hydrolyzing carbamoyl-phosphate synthase small subunit: MTNYTKLPAILLLADGTVFHGKAAGKIGTTTGEICFNTGMTGYQEIFTDPSYFGQIMVTTNSHIGNYGIHNDEIESGSIKIAGLVCKNYNIVYSRKQAKESIQDYFQNDNLVAISDIDTRALVRHIRDKGAMNAIISSEITDLDELKKKLAEVPSMEGLELSSKVSTTEPYFHGNPDASLKVAALDLGIKKNILRSFENRDIYVKVFPAKTKFSEMEEFGPDGYFISNGPGDPSVMPYAVETIKEIMEEDKPLFGICLGHQLLAEANGIGTMKMFNGHRGLNHPVKNVIKNHCEVTSQNHGFGVIPDEVRNSDKVEITHVNLNDKSIEGIRVKGKKAFSVQYHPESSPGPHDSRYLFDDFVDVMKGDLSW, encoded by the coding sequence ATGACTAACTACACAAAGTTACCTGCGATTTTATTACTGGCCGACGGCACAGTTTTTCACGGCAAAGCGGCCGGAAAAATAGGCACTACTACCGGCGAAATTTGTTTTAATACCGGGATGACAGGTTACCAGGAAATTTTTACCGATCCAAGTTATTTCGGTCAAATTATGGTTACCACAAATTCTCACATTGGTAATTACGGAATCCATAATGATGAAATAGAATCGGGGTCGATTAAAATTGCAGGTCTGGTTTGCAAAAATTACAACATCGTATATAGCCGTAAACAGGCTAAAGAATCAATTCAGGATTATTTCCAGAACGATAACCTGGTAGCCATTTCTGATATTGATACACGTGCTTTGGTTCGCCACATTAGAGATAAAGGCGCTATGAATGCCATCATTTCTTCTGAAATTACAGATTTAGACGAGTTGAAGAAAAAACTAGCTGAGGTGCCTTCAATGGAGGGCTTGGAGCTTTCATCGAAAGTGAGTACAACGGAGCCATATTTCCACGGAAACCCTGATGCAAGCTTAAAAGTTGCCGCTTTGGATTTGGGAATTAAGAAAAATATTTTGCGCAGCTTCGAAAACCGCGATATTTATGTTAAGGTGTTCCCTGCGAAAACGAAATTCTCGGAAATGGAAGAATTCGGTCCTGATGGTTATTTTATTTCAAATGGCCCCGGCGATCCTTCGGTAATGCCTTACGCGGTAGAAACCATTAAGGAAATTATGGAAGAAGATAAACCTTTGTTCGGGATTTGCTTGGGTCACCAGTTGTTGGCAGAGGCAAACGGCATCGGTACAATGAAAATGTTTAACGGTCACCGCGGGTTAAATCACCCTGTAAAAAACGTGATCAAAAACCACTGCGAAGTAACTTCGCAAAACCACGGCTTTGGTGTTATTCCCGACGAGGTTAGAAATTCTGACAAGGTTGAGATTACACACGTAAACTTAAACGATAAATCAATTGAAGGCATCCGTGTTAAAGGAAAGAAAGCATTTTCAGTGCAATATCACCCAGAATCGTCTCCGGGTCCACACGATTCGCGTTACCTGTTCGACGATTTCGTTGATGTAATGAAGGGCGATTTAAGCTGGTAG
- the panB gene encoding 3-methyl-2-oxobutanoate hydroxymethyltransferase — protein MSVHKEIKRVTTHILQEMKQRGEKISMLTAYDFSMATILDDAGLDVLLVGDSASNVMAGHETTLPITLDQMIYHAASVIRAVKRAFVVVDLPFGSYQGNSKEALNSAIRIMKESGAHGVKLEGGEEIIESIQRIITAGIPVMGHLGLTPQSIYKFGTYTVRAKEEEEANKLKSDVLALQAAGCFAIVLEKIPAALGKEVSASLSIPTIGIGAGQHCDGQVLVVNDMIGLTKGFKPRFLRQYINLYDEILGAAQSYIRDVKANDFPNEKEQY, from the coding sequence ATGTCGGTACATAAAGAGATTAAACGTGTAACCACGCACATTTTACAGGAGATGAAACAGCGTGGCGAAAAAATATCTATGCTCACCGCATACGATTTTTCGATGGCTACCATTTTAGATGATGCCGGTTTAGACGTATTGTTGGTTGGCGACTCGGCCTCGAACGTGATGGCAGGCCACGAAACTACGTTGCCGATTACGCTCGATCAGATGATTTATCACGCTGCATCAGTAATCAGAGCTGTGAAACGTGCATTTGTCGTGGTCGATTTACCCTTTGGTTCTTATCAAGGCAATTCCAAAGAAGCCTTAAACTCTGCCATCAGGATTATGAAAGAATCTGGTGCGCATGGTGTCAAATTAGAAGGTGGTGAAGAAATTATCGAATCGATACAACGGATTATCACTGCCGGCATTCCGGTGATGGGGCATTTGGGCTTAACGCCGCAGTCTATTTACAAGTTTGGAACCTATACCGTTCGGGCCAAAGAGGAGGAGGAAGCCAATAAGCTAAAGAGCGATGTACTTGCTTTACAAGCCGCGGGTTGCTTTGCTATTGTACTGGAAAAAATTCCGGCAGCCTTGGGTAAAGAGGTGTCAGCTAGTTTAAGCATCCCCACTATTGGTATTGGCGCTGGGCAGCACTGCGATGGCCAGGTGTTGGTTGTTAACGACATGATCGGGCTTACCAAAGGGTTTAAACCCCGGTTTCTCCGTCAATACATTAATTTATACGATGAGATTTTAGGCGCAGCACAATCGTACATTCGCGATGTGAAGGCCAACGATTTTCCGAACGAGAAAGAGCAGTATTGA
- a CDS encoding RluA family pseudouridine synthase, which translates to MPITDKDILFEDNHLIAVNKRAGDIVQIDETGDEPLDEQIKKYIAKKYNKPNGAFLGVVHRLDRPVSGVILFAKTSKALERMNAVFKNREVKKTYWAVVKNRPPKEADTLVHWLVKNPQKNVVSYYKTEVTGSQRAELSYRLIGQLGEYFLLEVDPLTGRSHQIRVQLSSMGCPIVGDNKYGYPRGSRKGSICLHARRLRFLHPVKKEPVDIFAKLPVDGFWERFEHM; encoded by the coding sequence ATGCCAATTACCGATAAGGACATACTTTTTGAAGATAATCACCTAATAGCCGTTAACAAAAGGGCGGGCGACATTGTGCAGATTGATGAAACGGGCGATGAACCGTTGGATGAGCAAATCAAGAAATACATTGCCAAAAAGTACAATAAGCCAAACGGCGCCTTTTTAGGCGTCGTACACCGTTTAGATCGGCCGGTGAGCGGTGTAATTCTATTTGCCAAAACCAGTAAGGCGTTGGAGCGTATGAACGCTGTTTTTAAAAACCGTGAAGTAAAAAAAACGTATTGGGCAGTTGTTAAAAACAGACCACCAAAAGAGGCAGATACACTGGTACATTGGCTGGTTAAAAATCCGCAGAAAAACGTGGTAAGCTATTACAAAACAGAGGTTACCGGAAGCCAGCGAGCCGAACTTTCATACCGCCTGATCGGCCAGTTGGGAGAATACTTTTTATTGGAAGTTGATCCGCTAACCGGGCGATCACACCAGATCAGGGTTCAGCTTTCATCAATGGGCTGCCCAATTGTTGGCGATAACAAATATGGCTATCCACGCGGAAGCAGAAAGGGAAGCATTTGCTTGCATGCCCGGCGATTGAGGTTTTTGCACCCCGTAAAGAAAGAGCCTGTTGATATTTTTGCCAAATTACCCGTTGATGGCTTTTGGGAGCGATTTGAGCACATGTAA